The Drosophila sulfurigaster albostrigata strain 15112-1811.04 chromosome 3, ASM2355843v2, whole genome shotgun sequence genomic sequence CTGACCAACATAACTCATCTGACTTATGTTCTATCTATTAATTGGATTCATCAACTTTAGAATGTGGCTAAAATACTTTACTGTCATATCCTATTAAGTATAATTGGATATCTCGAAACAGCTTTGTATCACAGCTTGTAATGAGATTATTTTGAGCTTTGTGTgattgtttactttttacaaaaaaaaatataaagatagAAAGAGCTTTTTGACAtcttttttatgtatttgcttaaaccgtaaatattaaatgatttctACGAGTTTGCTATTGCTTTTTCTAAAATATCTGAAATTTTCGttcttaataaaattatactatTAATAACCCGaaacccatagggtagaagagtattataaattacattattGTAACTAGCAGAAGgacttatatataaaaatatatataaatgtatgtttatatattcttgatcagcgtcaataaCCGAGacgatatatatattactatagtataaaacaaataagaattgtggaagttatttaagaaatacttttttgtatgggaaaaacgccAATTCagttagttgctttggctggtatattttgcattcaatagtatatttttaatgtagtacagTAATAGCGGGTTtgtcacagtcgagcacactcgactgtacctttcttactttttttgtataacaGCAAATATGACCGATAAGAGAAGCTCAACCATAGTATCAGCTTGAAGATAAGCAAGTTATATTAATTCTAGTTAATTGATGCGTCTCTTATATATCATAAAAATACAGTCAATGAAATTGTCTATTTTTGGCTATTAAATATGAGAATTTATCCACACTTTCAGTTAGCCGCATTTAAtgaataatcataaattataGAGCAACGTACTTCCGTTATAAATCTGATGATTCAACTCATAAAGTTTGCTTATCAAATAATAgaatactttattattatcgaCGACAATATCAATTTCCCCACAGAAACTCGTAAAGTTCTTTTTAGGATTCCGTTCCGTTCTTTATCTATGCTAGTTGCCTTTATAAGAGTATGCAAATGAATGGTAGTAAAAAACCCAAAAGGAattcattattgttgttgggaAAATGAGCTTTCCACTTGTTAAGCAGCGCCGTTTGCATTGTGAATTTGTAGTCGTGATCATGCTGATTGCCAAAGCGTGAATGCGTCGTGTTTTAACTTGAAATTACACCTACTACACTCTCATTgcatctctgtctctctgtctctcgtcAATCTTCGTCGCTTTTCTTGTCATTTCTTTTGTCTAGCCTGATGTCTCATTAAACTTTGCTGCGTGCAGCTGCAAAAGTGCGGCGAACTTATTATAAAATCGACAGACTTCGCAAGTTCTTTTCagctttttcttcttcttggtttttttttgcacaagcaaagaaaactcatttcattccatttgcTGCTGGGTCTTCCCATTGCCAGCTGCGTAATGATGCCGATGGCCACGCCCCGGCAACGCCCTAATGTGACATATGTGTAAAGTATGTTGATGTCGAGCTGCTGAAACTTTTCTCCCCTAAAACTCGTAAATTTTTTGCAGTTAGTAGCGCATCgttgccattttatttattatttttttgctccTTGATATTTGCGCTTGGCAACGGTTGCACATTGGCTTCACTTGATGCCGCATTTTGTGTGCTAATAACGCCACCCAAGGAGCAGGACAAACAAGGACAGCACtcagtcacacacacagcacttTGCACACTTCAATCTCGTGACAGACAAACACGAAACATAGAATAACGTTGacgttacgcatacgcagcgtggtACACGGCACACGGCGCAGCACAGAGCACAGCACGACACGGCCTTTGACACATATGACACGTGCTTGGATCCTTTGTGCGCAATGGAATAGCATcagaaattgaatttggccAGAGCATAATTCAATTCACACTCTCAAATTCAGCCGGGCTTAGGCGACAGACACTCAATCAAAATTGGGGCAGACGCATTTTCTTAAACGTTAACgtaaaagcaaacgcaaacgcaatcGCAGCGCTGGCAACATGCAAAACAGATCTTAAATGACGCGTGGCATGTGGCACGTTTtagattgttgttgtatcGCTCTTTTATTATGACGTGAAATTCAATGCTTCTGGCTGGCAACTGTCAAAACTGTTGTCCTGCTTCTCTGTTTGGCCAACTTCCTTTCCTCCTCCCTCCCTTATCGCTGTCGCTCACCTTCCTGCCGCTTGACAATCAACACCACCAACTGTTGTTGCCTCGGCTCGTGGAGGGGAAATCGATAAACATGCTGAAATGAGATGATAGCCAAGCTGAAAAAGCAGCCAGTTTTGCACACAACTTTTGTACAACACGTCGcttacatattttatgcacACTTGGTGAGAAAGGTCTAACGAATTGGCGTAATCTTTTGACAACTCTGAAGTAagcgctcttctttttttccttttcgtttttttgtaaAGCCGCTTGGGATGAGCTCTCTTTAAGTTGGCTTTCAATATTCACCAACTGAAAAGGGATCTATTGTGTTGACGCCTTCATTTTTAAAGCAGCTATATTAAAGAAGCTTTGGCTGCGGCTTCAGCACTTTAGCTTCTCAAATGAAGCAGCGCAAGTAATATAGAGTATAAGGTCTCTTGTTTTAGAagtcattatttttaatatttatgacgATAATTACTGTATGAAGCAAGCTAGAAGGATTGAGTTGAGCGTGCTCGACTGTGGAATATTCACTCTCCATTTTTGtgaacatattttaaaatataccaaaggcaatttgtggtatattaatgtacTATTATATGATTATTAAACTTTACACTATATATCAGagtacttaaaaatataattacaactaaaatataccgaaagatagtttagtatataaatatataactataattaaaatataccatgcgATACCTAAAAATTACTGAAACTTTTCTAAGCTGCAATTCCCACCatctcaaaaatatattaacaacTAATATTTACCGAAagctatgtttggtatatcattATGCTActatgttaaaaatatactatgtcATGTATACAAATTACTAATCTTTTTTAATCTGCAATTTCCACCATCTcagaaatgtataaaatttaaataaactgcaTATCTCGAGAAAACATCTTTGTCTATTAAATTTCTGCTAAAGAATGTTAAATTATACTCTTGTTCAAATGtctaacaacaaaaactttttcaatgaaaacttttgccatttgTAGTCTTTTAAATTGAGATTATAAATGTCTGAACAACACTCGAAGCTCTTAGCTAATATTCTAAAatcgatttcaattttaattggttGGCCAAGTATCATGTTAAATTAAGTGGAGTAGATTCTCTCCACAGTAGGCTGCTGCTCATTTTACCATTtggtttaataaatttgtcaaTTAATAGTGAAACACTTGAACAAAACATAACACAAGAAGACTGAGAAAGCAGCCCAAAGTTGGTTGAAGTGATTGGCAACTCTTTAGTTAATACTTCCAAATCGTACAGAATGCGCGTTATAAATAAACGCCTGACCGTGCAGTATCTGCAGCGGAGTGAGGAGTGCCTGAATCCTTTGGGTCAGTCATCGCTCTTCATGAGCTCGAGGCGAGTGCATCAAGATCACGACGGCTTGGAGGCGAGTGTGCTAAAGGAGCTACTCAACTTGGACGAGGCACTTCGTGACTACTTCAAGGAATGGCTGAGCGAATTGTCGCTGCAACGCATGGCGGCGGAAAAGCTGTTGAAACTCTCCAAGGACTATGTGGTGAAGATGGAAATGTCATGCTCAGCTCCGAAATTTCCCATTGCCGACACCGATGCCATTGTGAACAAGTATCAAGTGCACTATCAGATCATACTCAGTTCCAATTCGGCGATGCATCGTGGTCTGAATGCGCTGCGTAAGTTTCTCTTGGCCTTTCGCCGGGAGAGTCGCAAACTGGATCTGAGCAGGGAGACGCCTTTCGTGTTAGGCGATATGTTTCACAAGCCCATCAAGTTCTTTATGGATTTGGCCGAGGAGTTGTTTGGCTACTTCCATTGCAGTTATCTCAAGCTCGACTGTGGCTCACGTCATCTGGATCCGGCGGATTTGATGGCCGTGGAGAACTATCAAAAAATGCTTGCGCCCTGCGAGGAATTCGATGAGTATCTGCAGCACAATCTGGGCTATTGCCAGTGCCTACGTCCCGTCCAGCCGTGTCCTCCCGTGCCGCGACAAACGCAACCAAAGAGCAACGGACTGGAACAGCTGATGGTGTTGGCTCAGCAGCGACGTTGCGCTCGACGCGTGAGCAAGATGACAGCGAAGACGGAGGAGGTTGTGCAGGGAACGCCATCGAAGCAGGAATCCGTCGAACTCAATTTGGAGCACGAGTTGCGCATGAATCAGCTGAGCATGCGTCTGGCCATGTTGCGGCAATCGCGGGGCAACTTCCAAACCGGCTACGATCGTGATATTGTGGAACAAATGATCTACGCGTTGAGTCCGTCGCTGATGCCCGATACGTATTTGCCGCCACAGGCGAGAGCTGCTACCACTTTGATCAGTTCCCCGCCAGCTTTATAGTAGTTGCCACTCTATTACACTCAACCTCTCCCCGATGTATAATAAATCTCGtattgcaattcaaattacaaGCTGCAAATTAACGGCACAAATGCACGTGATTTCATTTTGGCAAATAAACATGGCCGGAGCGAGAGCATCgaatttgcatacaaatgcATCCAACGAGGTTGCCACTTAGCCGCACGCAAAGTGCACTGCTTGTTGCacgtggcaagtggcaagaggCAAGTGCTTACTCCAGCTGCAGGCGATTCAATCTAAATCTGATTTGTATACAACTACGAGCACAAGCGCTTGCTGCATCAGCACTCTTGTACTCTCTTATAAtcttgttgcatgcaactgcCAGTTGCCAAATTCTCGTGCCACAAACTGCTACGAGTTACTTAAGTGCGACTATATCAAATTTCACTTGAAGTCCTGCTGTGCTGCCTTTTATAAAGACATTTGCAATGGACTCGCAAACAATACAAGCTTAAGCTAGATGATGATAAAACACTGAACATTGAATCTGAATCTATTCAAATAGAAAATGTAgccaaaatgcaaatggagCAAAACTGTGAGTTTGTTTACGAGTTAAACactaa encodes the following:
- the LOC133843391 gene encoding uncharacterized protein LOC133843391 produces the protein MRVINKRLTVQYLQRSEECLNPLGQSSLFMSSRRVHQDHDGLEASVLKELLNLDEALRDYFKEWLSELSLQRMAAEKLLKLSKDYVVKMEMSCSAPKFPIADTDAIVNKYQVHYQIILSSNSAMHRGLNALRKFLLAFRRESRKLDLSRETPFVLGDMFHKPIKFFMDLAEELFGYFHCSYLKLDCGSRHLDPADLMAVENYQKMLAPCEEFDEYLQHNLGYCQCLRPVQPCPPVPRQTQPKSNGLEQLMVLAQQRRCARRVSKMTAKTEEVVQGTPSKQESVELNLEHELRMNQLSMRLAMLRQSRGNFQTGYDRDIVEQMIYALSPSLMPDTYLPPQARAATTLISSPPAL